The Candidatus Eisenbacteria bacterium genome includes a region encoding these proteins:
- a CDS encoding DUF3501 family protein: protein MMLPITLDDILSLDEYEQERNEHRKEMIRLKVKRRISIEDVLTLVFENRSTVLHQIHEMIRAERLIESDAIARELEVYNEFVPKENQLSGTLLFELRDLNKMTEDLERFRGFGQGVHLWFEIPGTDRIPAVFDSSRDEDGKIPSVYHLSFTFTKEQAEIFCKSRQEVVLVLEHPALKMRTVLSEELRGELIDDLS from the coding sequence ATGATGCTGCCGATCACCTTGGACGATATCCTGAGTTTGGATGAGTACGAACAGGAAAGAAATGAACACCGGAAGGAAATGATCCGGCTGAAAGTTAAAAGACGGATTTCGATTGAGGATGTCCTGACATTGGTCTTTGAGAATCGCAGCACCGTTCTTCACCAGATTCATGAAATGATCCGGGCGGAAAGGTTAATTGAATCGGACGCGATCGCACGGGAATTGGAAGTGTATAACGAATTTGTCCCCAAGGAGAATCAACTATCGGGGACTCTTCTTTTTGAACTTCGCGATCTCAACAAGATGACGGAGGATCTGGAACGCTTTCGAGGATTCGGCCAGGGTGTACACTTGTGGTTTGAAATTCCAGGGACTGACAGGATTCCGGCGGTGTTTGATTCAAGCCGGGATGAGGATGGGAAAATCCCCAGCGTTTATCATCTGTCATTTACTTTCACAAAAGAGCAGGCCGAGATCTTCTGTAAGTCCAGGCAGGAAGTGGTTCTGGTTTTGGAACATCCGGCTCTCAAGATGAGAACGGTTCTCAGTGAGGAACTCCGCGGCGAATTGATCGACGACCTATCCTGA
- a CDS encoding carboxypeptidase-like regulatory domain-containing protein → MLDTGKSAGGSLTWYRSQGAGIQLGYQFQEVKDKTRHQTDIEAWWNIAGASTLRLRTRFREGPGGLNEYAAMLGFDVMFGFPVAPRGNLGGIRGRVFDAQRENRPGLAGVVVRVDEHATVTGENGEFSVSGLSAGRHLVDADLRTIGLSRLIIGQTPIRAEVVGNEKLHLDLAVSDAGSVIGAVIDAHSEADTTNAIQWGMEGTHPNLSGILIELSDENTRRVALTDRNGRFRFQRVAPGAWRLWIDASSLPSFHLFDQCSYDVNVAAGQTVEENFHVRRQQRDIKFLAKQSMLRLGRGLDHDSDSKAHTNHDRSSPNNNSEQAFEQSGESNHESELSIRDSNNQENSPWAVAVKDGTAKLLLDVREISVESNKVVPIRVMACAGEFKVNVTKWVNWHSSSIWVVRMIDGELYSVGTGVASVIAELDGIRSESVTVIVQAGSRAEILPEQ, encoded by the coding sequence TTGCTCGATACGGGAAAATCAGCGGGTGGATCACTCACTTGGTACCGATCTCAAGGCGCCGGCATTCAATTGGGTTATCAGTTCCAAGAGGTGAAAGACAAGACAAGGCACCAGACGGATATCGAGGCTTGGTGGAACATCGCCGGAGCCTCCACCCTTCGGCTACGAACGAGATTCCGCGAGGGGCCCGGTGGCTTGAATGAATACGCGGCCATGTTGGGATTCGATGTCATGTTCGGGTTTCCGGTCGCTCCTCGTGGGAATCTCGGCGGTATCCGCGGAAGGGTTTTTGACGCTCAACGGGAAAACCGCCCGGGTCTTGCGGGCGTAGTGGTGCGGGTCGATGAACATGCAACCGTCACTGGGGAGAATGGGGAATTCTCTGTTTCCGGACTATCGGCGGGTAGGCACCTGGTGGATGCGGATCTCCGTACGATCGGCCTCAGCCGACTGATCATCGGTCAAACGCCGATTAGAGCAGAAGTTGTTGGTAATGAGAAGCTGCATCTCGACCTTGCCGTCAGCGATGCGGGTTCTGTTATCGGCGCCGTGATCGATGCTCATAGTGAAGCAGACACTACAAATGCTATCCAATGGGGAATGGAGGGGACTCATCCGAATTTATCAGGAATACTGATTGAACTTTCAGATGAGAATACAAGGCGGGTCGCTCTTACCGATCGAAACGGCCGTTTTCGCTTTCAGCGGGTCGCTCCCGGCGCTTGGCGGCTATGGATCGACGCTTCAAGTTTACCGAGTTTTCACCTATTTGATCAGTGCTCTTATGATGTAAATGTCGCTGCGGGGCAAACCGTGGAGGAAAATTTTCATGTTCGGCGTCAACAAAGGGACATCAAATTTTTGGCGAAGCAATCTATGTTGAGATTGGGGAGGGGGTTGGATCACGATTCTGATTCAAAGGCGCATACAAACCATGATCGATCGTCTCCCAATAATAATTCTGAACAAGCTTTCGAGCAATCGGGAGAATCAAACCATGAATCTGAGCTTTCGATTCGGGATTCCAATAATCAGGAGAATAGTCCCTGGGCCGTAGCTGTTAAAGACGGCACCGCAAAGCTTCTGCTGGATGTTCGGGAAATATCTGTGGAATCGAATAAGGTTGTTCCTATTCGGGTCATGGCATGCGCCGGCGAATTCAAAGTAAATGTAACGAAATGGGTCAATTGGCATTCAAGCTCAATATGGGTTGTGCGAATGATTGATGGAGAGCTCTATTCAGTCGGTACAGGTGTTGCAAGTGTAATTGCGGAACTCGATGGCATTCGCTCCGAGAGTGTCACCGTGATTGTCCAGGCCGGTAGTCGTGCCGAGATTCTCCCGGAACAGTGA
- a CDS encoding cold-shock protein, with amino-acid sequence MPITGTVKWFNDAKGFGFITRDDGEKDVFVHHSAIQAADGGFKSLDENQRVEFDVVQGPKGPAAENVVKLDN; translated from the coding sequence ATGCCAATAACAGGTACAGTAAAGTGGTTTAACGATGCCAAGGGTTTTGGCTTCATAACTCGTGATGACGGCGAAAAGGATGTTTTCGTTCATCACTCAGCAATTCAGGCGGCAGATGGCGGCTTCAAATCTCTCGATGAGAACCAGAGGGTTGAGTTTGATGTCGTGCAGGGCCCCAAGGGTCCCGCGGCTGAAAACGTCGTGAAACTCGATAACTAA
- a CDS encoding DEAD/DEAH box helicase, giving the protein MKHWEMGLKKELLQSIYELEYDRPTPIQTRAIPLALEGRDLICSAQTGTGKTAAFALPILDDLSRGKPSQLRALIVVPTRELAIQVGKNFQALGRYLDIVTATIYGGVPIQAQEVLLRHGADIIVATPGRLKDHIWRGNIDFRYLRHLVLDEADRMLDMGFIHDIREIVELLPVERQSMLFSATLDQDIRRLAKDILRNPVRIDVAPPSVTLDEVDQFIVQTSRAQKRSTLEDLLRGCSMERTIIFAGTKVGASRLAGRLRGLGYRASAIHGDRTQDERTRTMDGFRAGRIDMLVATDIAARGIDVDDVSHVVNYDLPFSAKDYIHRIGRTARAGRRGMAISLVTPEDRRGIEAIERLISKKLSWLGEPEPAGSGVSERPGGSERRRDKRRFK; this is encoded by the coding sequence ATGAAACATTGGGAAATGGGGCTCAAAAAGGAGCTCCTTCAGAGTATATACGAGCTTGAATACGACCGGCCCACTCCGATCCAAACCCGAGCGATTCCCTTGGCCCTCGAGGGGAGGGACTTAATCTGTTCAGCCCAGACCGGGACGGGGAAGACCGCTGCCTTCGCCCTACCGATTCTCGATGATCTATCAAGGGGCAAGCCGTCCCAGCTCAGAGCCTTAATCGTGGTACCGACCCGGGAGTTGGCGATTCAGGTCGGTAAAAATTTCCAGGCTTTGGGCCGGTATCTCGATATCGTCACAGCCACAATTTATGGGGGCGTGCCGATTCAGGCGCAGGAAGTGCTGCTTCGACACGGCGCCGATATCATTGTCGCAACCCCAGGCCGTCTGAAAGATCATATCTGGCGCGGAAATATCGATTTTCGATATCTAAGGCACCTGGTTCTCGATGAGGCGGACCGGATGCTTGACATGGGCTTCATTCACGATATTCGAGAGATCGTCGAGCTCTTGCCGGTGGAACGCCAATCGATGCTCTTTTCAGCGACCCTCGATCAGGATATCCGCCGTCTTGCAAAGGATATCCTGAGAAATCCGGTTCGGATTGATGTTGCGCCCCCTTCGGTGACTCTCGATGAGGTCGACCAGTTTATTGTCCAGACCAGCCGGGCGCAGAAAAGATCGACTCTTGAGGACCTTCTCAGGGGCTGTTCGATGGAGAGAACGATTATTTTTGCGGGAACAAAGGTGGGCGCCTCGAGGCTAGCCGGCCGGTTAAGAGGTTTGGGCTATAGGGCTTCGGCCATCCATGGTGATAGGACCCAGGATGAACGGACCCGCACAATGGATGGTTTCAGAGCCGGCCGGATCGATATGCTGGTCGCCACGGATATCGCAGCCCGAGGAATCGATGTTGACGATGTCTCACATGTGGTGAATTATGACCTTCCATTCTCGGCCAAGGATTACATCCACCGGATCGGCCGTACCGCCAGGGCGGGGCGCCGAGGGATGGCCATTTCTCTGGTCACGCCCGAAGATCGCCGGGGGATTGAAGCCATAGAGCGGTTGATTTCAAAGAAGCTCTCCTGGCTGGGGGAGCCTGAACCGGCCGGATCCGGGGTTTCAGAGAGACCGGGCGGATCAGAAAGAAGACGCGACAAACGGCGCTTCAAGTGA
- a CDS encoding 4Fe-4S dicluster domain-containing protein, which yields MEHGGGWQWNYSDPIFWDQAAHEEEWRRVAALCRECGLCRKHCPAFDAFFSSSDRDSKATSAPDSISLAQKMAALCTLCGKCTNECPYKPPQERMIDFALLMLRTKLILAAKAGIAAPDRFLGNSDLIGAIGGLTAPLSNAMNRWRVVRLLLEKSLRVHRDCRIPRFHRRTFEGWFRKKERRIKRATLGRGGKVLLAPTCSVNYYYPEIGIAAVQILHHHDIQIICPPVRCCGGAHLETGNKEGFEMNMEANVTAFLPYVKRGYTIIMPQPACCYTTIERTPWVLETADARRVAEATIGLCEFLLGLREKGLLRTDFPRPGGRFLYHTPFAPEQHEGGIAGWELLALIPGADLRILNSTVGSGRTWGQRTDRYPASRRFMKEFILELERSPAEVLVSEDLQAGISLDLPEGLRPRHPIEVLRDAYGLSPKGDIPFAKGKGA from the coding sequence GTGGAACACGGTGGGGGGTGGCAATGGAATTACAGCGATCCTATTTTCTGGGATCAGGCGGCCCATGAAGAGGAATGGCGGCGTGTAGCTGCATTGTGCCGAGAGTGCGGGCTCTGCCGGAAGCACTGCCCGGCCTTCGACGCGTTTTTCTCCAGTTCAGATCGGGATTCGAAAGCAACATCCGCCCCGGATTCAATATCCCTCGCGCAGAAAATGGCCGCTCTATGCACCCTCTGTGGGAAATGTACGAACGAATGCCCCTATAAACCACCTCAAGAGAGGATGATTGATTTTGCGCTTCTCATGCTTCGAACCAAATTGATTCTAGCCGCCAAAGCAGGAATCGCGGCACCCGATCGGTTTTTGGGAAATTCCGATCTCATTGGAGCGATCGGCGGACTCACCGCGCCTTTATCAAATGCGATGAATCGATGGAGAGTGGTCAGGCTCCTGCTTGAAAAGTCATTGCGGGTGCATAGAGACTGCCGGATTCCACGTTTTCACCGTCGAACCTTCGAGGGGTGGTTTCGAAAGAAAGAGCGGAGGATCAAACGGGCCACCTTGGGGCGGGGAGGGAAGGTCCTCTTGGCGCCGACCTGCTCCGTTAATTATTATTATCCGGAAATAGGCATCGCCGCCGTCCAGATTCTGCATCATCATGACATCCAGATCATCTGCCCGCCCGTCCGGTGCTGCGGCGGCGCCCATCTCGAAACGGGAAACAAAGAAGGTTTTGAGATGAATATGGAGGCGAATGTCACCGCGTTCCTGCCCTATGTAAAACGTGGTTATACAATTATAATGCCTCAACCTGCCTGTTGTTATACAACGATCGAACGAACTCCATGGGTTCTCGAGACCGCGGATGCCCGGCGTGTCGCCGAAGCGACCATTGGACTCTGTGAATTCTTGCTGGGGCTCCGGGAAAAGGGTCTCTTGCGCACCGATTTCCCCCGGCCGGGTGGGCGGTTTCTCTACCACACTCCCTTCGCTCCAGAACAACATGAGGGGGGCATCGCCGGATGGGAGCTGCTTGCGCTCATACCCGGGGCCGACCTTCGAATCCTGAACAGCACCGTCGGATCGGGTCGTACTTGGGGTCAGAGGACGGATCGTTATCCGGCGTCCCGGCGATTCATGAAGGAATTCATCTTGGAGCTGGAGAGAAGCCCTGCGGAAGTGTTAGTTTCAGAAGATCTGCAGGCCGGAATCTCGCTTGATCTTCCGGAGGGGCTTCGGCCGCGGCATCCGATCGAGGTCCTTCGGGATGCTTACGGCTTGTCCCCGAAGGGAGACATTCCGTTCGCGAAAGGAAAAGGTGCATGA
- a CDS encoding DNRLRE domain-containing protein, which translates to MRSASSRISIIWIFTLALCLGMAAIGQAIAFTVDHTSTDIWEIPETAIAQAKTDLHIAYGHTSHGSQLISGMGTSGGAQLDLFMTNNGATPGLYLWNNGGTGGALDLRDTPFVGASDLGNPDRYAWETATRNYLVGHPECNVIIWSWCGQAETTIENIDIYLNLMEGLIADYPSVYFVFMTGHLTGTGIDGTLNIANEHIRNHCITHNRILYDFADIESYDPDRLVNYMELLANDNCDYDSDNNGTRDRNWALDWQGTHTEGVDWWASGAAHSQDLNGNLKGYAAWWLWAMLAGWNQCVPAPSNLTAVADPVASEIELNWTDNSDVTNEDSFIIQRQVDGGGWDLSYDSVQSDVTTYTDSELAIGTYDYKVVAHRDDDGSGDPCDSQSSNTATAEMTDPNLPAAPSNLEAVGNSEFGSVSLTWVDNAVNEDGFIIQRQVDGGVWNNTYDIAGEDAESYTDNNHEGDPLPSGTYTYRVTATNSHGNSSPSNEATTVISSEAPEAPMNLISEIIGFAIALSWTDNSDNEESFIVERSVDGSEFSELEPLPANTEGYIDEDLPPLHTYTYRVMARNNFGDSDYSNEVSEYIAEESYQIVLKQGVEGYEGCRDAYLDAGNPTFNYGGDQYNDVRDDPKCNFIISFEMPEEVLGMRILEAKIGFYCWSISSWEVDQYFTLCRLTESWEEGASDGAYEEGCASWVVRNGEEVWTNPGGTFDPVVVDSSLIPNAPYYPEFNVTDLVQAWSSGTTDNDGLILMNNTGIVTGIKASEYSEYGRPYLEITYSSPIASAPTEESNPGLSLLLNRPNPFYATTTLRFQVTETRDLQLNIYSLEGRRVATLVDGPVMPGLHEIDWRGLDYRGRVLAPGVYFARLKSGPDVHTMKLILSR; encoded by the coding sequence ATGAGATCAGCATCGAGTCGAATCTCCATCATATGGATATTTACCCTGGCATTATGCTTGGGTATGGCCGCCATTGGGCAGGCCATCGCCTTTACCGTAGATCACACCTCTACAGATATTTGGGAGATCCCTGAAACGGCGATTGCACAAGCCAAAACGGATCTACATATCGCCTATGGGCATACATCGCATGGAAGCCAGTTGATTTCCGGGATGGGAACGAGTGGGGGCGCGCAACTCGACCTCTTTATGACGAATAATGGAGCGACACCGGGCCTCTATCTTTGGAATAATGGTGGAACCGGGGGCGCCCTGGATCTTAGGGACACGCCCTTCGTCGGAGCCAGTGATCTCGGGAATCCCGATCGGTATGCATGGGAAACAGCGACACGAAACTACCTGGTGGGCCATCCAGAATGTAACGTCATCATCTGGTCTTGGTGCGGTCAAGCCGAAACCACAATTGAGAATATTGATATCTATCTGAATCTCATGGAAGGTCTCATCGCCGATTATCCCAGCGTATACTTTGTCTTTATGACCGGGCATTTGACCGGAACCGGAATCGACGGGACCCTGAATATTGCAAATGAGCATATTAGAAACCACTGCATAACCCATAATAGAATTCTCTATGATTTCGCTGATATCGAAAGTTATGACCCCGATCGGCTGGTCAATTATATGGAGCTGCTGGCGAACGATAACTGCGATTACGACAGTGATAACAATGGCACTCGCGACAGAAACTGGGCCCTGGATTGGCAGGGGACGCACACTGAGGGAGTTGATTGGTGGGCGTCGGGGGCGGCGCATAGCCAAGATCTCAATGGCAATCTTAAGGGATATGCGGCCTGGTGGCTTTGGGCGATGCTCGCCGGATGGAACCAGTGCGTTCCGGCGCCCTCGAATTTGACGGCGGTGGCAGATCCAGTAGCTTCAGAAATCGAATTGAACTGGACCGATAATTCCGATGTTACCAATGAAGATAGCTTTATCATACAGCGGCAGGTCGATGGAGGCGGTTGGGACCTCAGCTACGATTCTGTTCAATCTGATGTCACAACCTATACAGATTCAGAGCTGGCGATCGGTACATATGATTACAAAGTGGTAGCCCATCGCGATGATGACGGGAGTGGCGATCCGTGTGATTCACAGTCCTCAAACACGGCCACGGCTGAAATGACCGATCCAAACCTCCCAGCGGCGCCATCGAATTTGGAAGCGGTGGGGAATTCAGAATTCGGTTCGGTTTCGCTCACCTGGGTCGACAATGCCGTCAATGAAGACGGATTCATCATCCAGCGTCAAGTTGATGGTGGAGTTTGGAACAATACCTATGATATCGCAGGAGAAGACGCTGAGAGCTATACCGATAATAACCACGAGGGAGATCCTCTTCCTTCCGGAACCTATACCTATCGGGTCACAGCAACGAATTCCCATGGTAATTCCAGTCCATCTAATGAAGCCACCACTGTTATTTCATCGGAAGCTCCGGAAGCCCCAATGAACCTCATCTCTGAGATCATCGGGTTCGCTATCGCTCTCAGCTGGACCGATAACAGTGATAATGAGGAAAGTTTTATCGTTGAGCGATCTGTTGATGGAAGCGAATTCAGTGAATTGGAGCCGCTGCCGGCGAACACGGAGGGATACATTGACGAGGACCTCCCTCCATTACACACCTATACTTATCGTGTCATGGCGCGGAATAACTTCGGCGATTCAGATTATTCAAACGAGGTTTCCGAGTATATCGCCGAAGAATCATATCAAATCGTATTGAAACAGGGTGTTGAAGGGTACGAGGGATGCCGCGATGCCTATTTGGATGCGGGTAATCCAACATTTAACTATGGGGGCGATCAATATAATGATGTGAGGGACGATCCCAAATGTAACTTTATCATTTCATTTGAAATGCCTGAGGAAGTATTGGGAATGAGAATCCTCGAGGCCAAAATCGGATTTTATTGCTGGTCGATCAGTTCTTGGGAGGTGGACCAATATTTTACCCTCTGTCGCTTGACCGAATCGTGGGAAGAGGGTGCATCGGATGGAGCCTATGAGGAAGGGTGTGCCAGCTGGGTTGTCCGGAATGGGGAGGAAGTTTGGACGAATCCGGGGGGGACATTTGATCCAGTCGTTGTGGACAGTTCCTTGATTCCCAATGCCCCCTACTATCCTGAATTCAATGTTACCGATCTGGTTCAGGCATGGTCCAGCGGGACGACCGATAATGATGGACTGATCCTGATGAACAACACCGGTATTGTGACCGGGATCAAAGCAAGTGAGTACAGTGAGTACGGTCGGCCCTACCTCGAAATAACCTATTCCAGCCCCATCGCATCAGCCCCAACGGAGGAATCGAATCCCGGCCTGTCACTATTGCTCAATAGGCCGAATCCATTTTATGCAACGACAACACTTCGCTTCCAGGTCACTGAGACCCGGGATCTCCAGCTGAATATCTATTCGCTCGAGGGGCGCCGCGTGGCGACTTTGGTGGATGGGCCGGTCATGCCGGGGCTTCATGAGATCGACTGGCGCGGTTTGGATTACCGGGGTCGGGTGCTCGCTCCCGGTGTCTATTTTGCGCGGCTGAAATCGGGTCCGGACGTACATACAATGAAGCTGATATTGAGCCGGTGA
- a CDS encoding Cache 3/Cache 2 fusion domain-containing protein, giving the protein MFITTPDPTRSDQIMQPWDLEPGGFRMADLSIKWKLLGLCLLLMTLPTVILGTLSYKTFKSRAYETIENDLRIISRDWHQMTQSYVEQKDRVLKREEALIEQRLCSVTENVCQMLEIGMADRTMALTPSEKHSLFEKIAQIRIGNSGDISLWDMKGCCFVCEHGVETNHNLLTSGETQKQYADAVLAALPTLSPGEIHIIHYTWEDPLKDKRAEILSSDVNQKVSAITYFEPLQLIVSANLYDTEFKSAELEQKLQDDLKNKIAEQRIGQNGYIWVINSKGDYVVSKNHLRDGENINNTRDADGGFFVQEIIKKAHLLKPGQTSTLYYHWKNQEDSKAEPKLAAFTYLPDWDWIVGASAYHKDFLQGLVQIQTYIIQICIVILIITTFIAYFFTVSITKPILLLKEKSKQVAQGDLSVAMDEEIASKQDEIGTLAKAFNLMIENLQSLIEQKETASVALRERNSQLADAKLKLEEALRQAKALTNKAEAANRAKSEFLANMSHEIRTPMNGIIGNSYLALDTELDEEQREFLNAIKASADHLLGLINDILDFSKIEAGHLDIDEIEFDLRTTIVNAMEPLVVKAQEKKITLNWNIQADVPDQLIGDPGRLRQILINLGGNAIKFTHEGEVSITCELDQKSEQKARLFFTVSDTGIGIPEDKIDRIFNSFEQVDGSTTREYGGTGLGLAISHKLAVLLGGDIWVESRPDQGSKFHFTVDYRLQNEAAGSPNQRKQTGQPAYVPGSGTPKIKVLLAEDNAINRLMAEKILERMGCLVITVENGQIAVDTTALEPFDIVLMDVQMPIMSGLEATRLIRQRERLQGGYLPIIAMTANAMKGDREECLKVGMDDYIAKPINTNELEQTLYKWASQRRNIDQVA; this is encoded by the coding sequence ATGTTCATCACAACACCAGATCCGACAAGAAGTGATCAGATCATGCAGCCCTGGGATCTCGAGCCCGGGGGATTCCGTATGGCGGACCTCAGCATCAAATGGAAGCTGCTCGGTCTCTGCCTCCTGCTGATGACATTGCCAACAGTGATTCTCGGTACATTAAGCTATAAGACTTTCAAATCACGCGCTTATGAGACGATCGAAAATGATCTCCGTATCATCTCACGAGATTGGCATCAGATGACCCAATCCTACGTGGAGCAGAAGGATCGCGTTCTAAAACGGGAAGAAGCCCTGATTGAGCAGCGACTCTGTTCGGTTACGGAAAATGTCTGCCAAATGCTCGAAATCGGCATGGCGGACAGGACAATGGCTCTTACGCCATCTGAGAAGCACTCCCTGTTCGAGAAGATCGCGCAAATCCGGATCGGCAATAGCGGCGACATCTCCCTATGGGATATGAAGGGATGTTGCTTCGTTTGCGAGCATGGTGTGGAAACGAACCATAATTTGCTAACTTCAGGTGAAACGCAGAAACAGTATGCCGACGCGGTGCTGGCAGCGCTTCCCACCCTCTCGCCCGGTGAGATTCACATCATACATTACACATGGGAAGACCCTTTAAAAGACAAGCGCGCCGAGATTCTTTCTTCCGATGTAAACCAAAAAGTATCGGCCATCACCTATTTTGAACCCCTCCAGCTTATTGTAAGTGCGAATCTCTACGACACGGAATTTAAGAGTGCGGAACTCGAACAAAAGCTGCAAGATGATCTCAAGAACAAAATCGCCGAGCAGCGAATCGGTCAGAATGGATACATCTGGGTCATTAACAGCAAAGGCGACTATGTCGTTTCAAAAAACCACCTTCGTGACGGGGAGAATATCAATAACACACGAGACGCCGACGGCGGTTTCTTCGTACAGGAAATTATCAAAAAGGCACATCTACTGAAACCAGGGCAAACCAGCACACTCTACTATCACTGGAAAAACCAGGAAGACTCCAAAGCGGAACCCAAACTGGCAGCTTTCACTTATCTGCCGGACTGGGATTGGATTGTCGGCGCCAGCGCATATCACAAGGACTTCCTCCAGGGCCTTGTACAAATACAGACCTATATCATCCAGATTTGTATTGTCATCCTGATTATTACGACATTTATCGCCTATTTTTTCACTGTCTCCATTACAAAGCCGATCCTGCTGCTGAAAGAAAAATCAAAACAGGTGGCCCAAGGTGATCTCAGCGTGGCGATGGATGAAGAGATCGCCTCCAAACAGGATGAAATCGGCACTCTGGCCAAAGCCTTCAATTTGATGATCGAGAATCTTCAGTCATTGATTGAGCAAAAGGAGACAGCGAGTGTCGCTCTGAGAGAGAGAAACAGTCAGCTTGCCGACGCCAAATTGAAATTGGAGGAAGCCCTGCGCCAGGCGAAGGCTCTGACCAATAAAGCTGAAGCGGCGAATAGGGCCAAGAGCGAGTTCCTCGCCAATATGAGTCACGAGATTCGGACACCGATGAACGGCATCATAGGCAACAGCTATCTGGCCCTGGACACCGAATTGGATGAAGAACAACGGGAGTTTCTAAACGCCATTAAGGCGTCGGCGGACCATCTCCTCGGTCTCATCAATGACATTCTTGATTTTTCCAAGATTGAGGCGGGTCATCTTGATATTGATGAGATTGAATTCGACTTGAGAACGACAATCGTAAATGCCATGGAACCCTTGGTTGTAAAGGCCCAGGAGAAAAAGATAACACTCAATTGGAATATTCAAGCCGATGTCCCCGATCAACTTATCGGTGATCCCGGGCGGCTGCGGCAAATCCTGATAAATCTTGGCGGAAACGCAATTAAGTTCACCCATGAGGGTGAGGTCTCCATAACATGCGAGTTGGATCAGAAATCCGAGCAGAAGGCCCGTCTCTTCTTCACTGTTTCCGACACAGGGATCGGCATACCGGAAGACAAAATTGATAGAATCTTCAACAGCTTTGAGCAGGTTGATGGATCGACAACACGCGAATATGGTGGGACGGGATTGGGATTGGCTATCTCCCATAAACTGGCCGTACTTTTGGGGGGGGATATCTGGGTCGAGAGCCGGCCGGATCAAGGCAGCAAGTTTCACTTCACCGTTGATTACCGTCTGCAAAATGAAGCGGCAGGCTCTCCGAATCAGCGAAAACAAACCGGACAGCCGGCTTACGTTCCAGGTTCAGGAACGCCAAAAATCAAGGTCTTGCTCGCTGAGGACAACGCTATCAACCGCCTCATGGCGGAAAAAATCCTGGAAAGAATGGGTTGCCTCGTTATCACAGTTGAGAACGGCCAGATCGCCGTGGATACAACCGCTCTGGAGCCATTTGATATTGTTCTGATGGATGTCCAAATGCCAATTATGAGTGGGTTGGAAGCCACCCGGTTAATCAGGCAACGCGAAAGACTCCAGGGCGGGTACCTTCCCATTATCGCCATGACGGCCAATGCCATGAAAGGCGATCGGGAAGAATGCCTGAAGGTTGGTATGGATGATTATATTGCCAAACCGATCAATACAAATGAACTTGAACAGACCCTGTACAAATGGGCATCGCAGAGAAGAAACATCGATCAGGTGGCCTAA